In Brevibacillus brevis, a genomic segment contains:
- the trpE gene encoding anthranilate synthase component I, producing MYFPSLAEVQSLSADYSFIPVSMTLLADQETPIRLYQKIRTSDSFLLESVEGGARWARFSFIGMNPFQIVEAKGEEITVSRRGSERTIHQGNPVHFLREEMDRYKSPKLPGFPRLSGGAVGFFGYNTLRYFENLPAHRHEALRVPDMRFLFVDEMIAFDHLKQVIQLIVNLHVENGDTPDDIARKYEQVCDRLERLAANVSAPAETEQRIQVAAQKPAPLSVQANMRREQYERIVEQAKAYIAAGDIFQVVLSQRFSVKTDVDPFAVYRLLRTLNPSPYMFYLEYEGETVVGTSPELLVRVEDEKVEMRPIAGTRKRGATPEEDEQLAADLLADSKERAEHYMLLDLGRNDVGKVSAYGSVKVEEALVIENYSHVMHMVSHVTGKLREGLHPFDALLSAFPAGTVSGSPKLRAMEIIAELEPDARHLYAGAIGYISFDGSLDSCITIRTLFFQDGIAHVQAGAGIVADSVPASEYQETVNKAAAMISALEKAEQLFARKEEMTC from the coding sequence ATGTATTTCCCCTCCCTGGCCGAGGTTCAATCCCTTTCGGCAGACTATTCCTTTATTCCCGTTAGCATGACCTTGTTGGCCGATCAAGAAACACCGATCCGTCTGTATCAGAAGATTCGCACAAGCGACTCGTTTCTGCTGGAGAGTGTAGAAGGCGGGGCGAGATGGGCGCGATTTTCGTTCATCGGCATGAACCCCTTTCAGATCGTGGAAGCCAAAGGCGAGGAAATCACTGTCAGCCGCCGAGGCAGCGAGCGCACCATCCATCAGGGCAATCCGGTGCACTTCCTGCGTGAGGAAATGGACCGTTACAAAAGCCCGAAGCTGCCTGGATTTCCCCGATTGAGCGGAGGCGCAGTAGGTTTCTTCGGCTACAATACGCTCCGCTACTTTGAAAATTTGCCGGCACATCGGCATGAGGCACTGCGCGTTCCCGACATGCGCTTCTTGTTCGTGGACGAGATGATCGCGTTTGACCATCTGAAGCAGGTAATTCAGCTGATCGTCAATTTGCACGTCGAAAATGGCGATACTCCAGATGACATTGCCCGAAAATACGAACAAGTCTGTGATCGGCTTGAGCGTCTTGCCGCCAACGTGTCTGCTCCCGCGGAAACGGAGCAGCGCATCCAGGTAGCCGCTCAAAAACCGGCGCCACTTTCGGTCCAGGCCAACATGAGGCGGGAGCAGTACGAGCGAATCGTGGAACAGGCAAAAGCGTACATCGCGGCAGGAGATATTTTTCAAGTGGTGCTGTCCCAGCGTTTTTCTGTAAAGACAGACGTCGATCCGTTTGCCGTGTACCGTTTGCTTCGTACGCTCAACCCGTCGCCTTATATGTTCTACCTCGAATACGAGGGGGAGACCGTCGTGGGCACATCGCCGGAGCTCCTGGTTCGTGTAGAGGACGAGAAGGTGGAGATGCGCCCGATCGCAGGAACGCGCAAGCGGGGGGCGACTCCAGAGGAAGACGAACAGCTCGCGGCGGATCTTTTGGCCGACAGCAAAGAGCGCGCCGAGCACTACATGCTGCTCGACCTCGGACGCAATGACGTCGGGAAAGTCTCCGCATACGGAAGCGTGAAGGTGGAAGAAGCGCTGGTCATCGAGAATTACTCCCATGTCATGCACATGGTCTCTCACGTCACTGGCAAGCTTCGCGAAGGACTTCACCCGTTCGATGCGCTGCTCTCGGCCTTCCCCGCCGGGACAGTCTCCGGCTCGCCCAAATTGCGGGCCATGGAAATCATCGCCGAGCTGGAGCCCGATGCCCGGCATTTGTACGCCGGAGCGATCGGATACATTTCCTTCGACGGCTCCCTGGATAGCTGCATCACCATTCGGACGCTGTTCTTCCAGGATGGCATTGCTCACGTGCAGGCCGGAGCGGGCATCGTGGCGGATTCCGTACCGGCGAGCGAGTACCAGGAGACAGTCAACAAGGCAGCCGCCATGATTTCCGCTCTGGAAAAAGCCGAGCAGTTATTCGCGCGCAAGGAGGAGATGACATGCTGA
- the trpD gene encoding anthranilate phosphoribosyltransferase produces MLTQALEHILQGKHLDTAVAEEAMGEIMDGKATPAQIGAFLASLRLKGEQAEEIIGFARAMRARATRFPIDIPGLVDTCGTGGDGAHTFNISTASAFVAASDGVRIAKHGNRAVSSKSGSADVLEALGVPVDLSPKDAADCLRVTNLCFLFAPLYHQAMKHAAGPRKELAVRTVFNLLGPMTNPAGASHQLMGVYDRKLLETVASVLGQLDVRRALVVAGEDGLDELTVTGASHIAELRDGEIRTYEITPEQFGLRRHEKEALRGGDAAENAAIIHEVFSGKRGAARDIVLLNAGAILYLADRTSSIEAGVIRAAELIDDGLVMRKLEHIRQIAGGMIHAS; encoded by the coding sequence ATGCTGACCCAGGCACTCGAACACATTTTGCAGGGCAAGCATCTGGATACAGCCGTCGCGGAAGAGGCGATGGGCGAAATCATGGACGGAAAAGCCACGCCGGCGCAGATCGGTGCTTTTCTCGCCAGCCTTCGATTGAAGGGGGAACAAGCAGAAGAGATCATCGGCTTCGCCCGTGCGATGAGAGCGCGTGCGACGAGGTTTCCTATCGATATTCCTGGTTTGGTCGATACGTGCGGTACGGGAGGGGACGGTGCCCATACGTTTAACATTTCGACGGCAAGTGCGTTTGTGGCGGCGAGCGATGGTGTACGGATCGCCAAACATGGCAACCGGGCCGTATCGAGCAAGAGCGGGAGCGCCGATGTGCTCGAGGCGCTCGGAGTTCCTGTCGACTTGTCGCCGAAGGATGCAGCCGATTGCTTGCGCGTCACCAATCTGTGCTTCCTGTTCGCTCCACTTTACCATCAGGCGATGAAGCATGCGGCAGGACCGCGCAAGGAGCTGGCCGTACGCACCGTTTTCAACCTCCTCGGACCGATGACCAATCCCGCAGGGGCCAGCCACCAGCTGATGGGCGTGTATGACCGCAAGCTGCTCGAGACGGTCGCGTCTGTGCTGGGCCAGCTCGATGTCAGGCGGGCGCTGGTCGTGGCGGGCGAGGATGGGCTCGATGAACTGACGGTGACGGGTGCCAGCCACATCGCAGAACTGCGGGATGGCGAGATTCGGACATATGAGATCACACCGGAGCAATTTGGGCTGCGCAGGCATGAAAAGGAGGCCCTGAGAGGAGGAGACGCTGCGGAGAATGCGGCGATCATCCACGAGGTGTTCTCCGGCAAGCGTGGAGCGGCCCGCGACATCGTCCTGCTGAACGCCGGGGCGATTCTGTATCTGGCAGATCGCACCAGCTCGATCGAAGCGGGCGTGATCCGGGCGGCAGAGCTGATCGACGACGGACTCGTGATGAGAAAGCTGGAGCACATCAGGCAAATCGCAGGGGGAATGATTCATGCTTCGTAA